CATTTCATGAAGGTAAAGTTTATGCGTTAGGCGCTGAAGGGATAGTTCACCGAATGGATGCCATGAACGGCACTGTCGAGTGGCAAACGGATCTTCGCGATATCCGCCCGAAACCACCGACGTGGGGTTTTTCATCATCTCCGCTGATCTTTGAGGATTTGGTGATTGTCCATGCCGGCGGACCAAGCGGTCAGGGGATTGTCGCATTCGATATTGAATCAGGTCAACAACGTTGGTCGGCGCCCAGTGGTGACCACAGCTATAGTTCGCCCCAACTCATGTCAGTCGGTGGGAATACTCAACTGCTAATGCTCTGTAATGAAGGTTTGACAGCCTATGATCCAACCGACGGAGAAGTAGTCTGGAAACATGAATGGCCTTATGAGGGTTACCGCGTACTCCAGCCTTTAGTAGTGGATAAAAGCAGCGTGCTACTTGGCACGGGCATGGGAACCGGCACGCGTCGTATCGACTTGATTCAGGACGATGAGGGCAATTTCCAAGCTTCAGAACGTTGGACAACACGAGACATAAAGCCTGACTACAACGACTTCGTCGCCCATGACGGATATCTTTATGGCTTCGATAAGAACATCTTCGCTTGTGTCGATCTTAAAACGGGCGAACGGCGTTGGAAAAAGGGAAGATACGGTCACGGCCAAGTGCTCCTATTGCCCAATGCAGAGCAGTTACTCGTATTAAGTGAAAGCGGAGAGCTTGTGCTGCTCAGGACCAATCCGGAGCAACTGGAAGAACTGAGTCAAATCCAAGTCTTGAACAGCAAAACATGGAACCATCCAGTACTTATTGGAAACCGACTCTACGTTCGTAACGGCGAAGAGATAGCCTGTTTTGAAATGCCATTACAGTCTTCCGCAAGCCAGAAAATGCAAGAATAGTTTCAGCCCATTCACGCCAAACTTTCCCCACAATACTTACAGAAACGAGCATTGTAATCATGCCCGCTTCCAGAGCAGGAGCGACAGGCCTGCGTCGAAACATTAAGGGTCTGGCCTCGGATCACCTCAACCGAAAAAATCGCGACTGGAACAATGATCATGCTGTAACCAATCAGCATCGCCAACGCAGCCATGAATTGCCCCAAAACCGTTTGCGGTGCCATATCTCCGTAGCCGACCGTCGTTACCGTCACAATGGCCCAATAAACACTGATCGGGATGTTGGTAAACTTATTCCCGGGGTCAGGATTGTCGGGATCCGGATTTTCGACAACGTAAATCGCAGTTCCCAAGATTAAGACCATCGTAACGACGACCATCAAGAACACAATAATTTTCACCCGAGTCTCAAGAATCGCGGCGACAAGAACTTTAGTTTCTGCAACGTAGGGTCCCATCTTAAATACGTGAAACACCCGCAATAGACGTAGTGACCTCAGCACCATCCAATACTCGGGACCGTGCACGAACAGCGCGAAGTAGCCAGGCACGATCGCCAACAAATCAACAAT
This DNA window, taken from Pirellulaceae bacterium, encodes the following:
- a CDS encoding PQQ-like beta-propeller repeat protein; translated protein: MNTKLADQVTSIPLRIWPAVLLLSSLWFVRTLPSMMDVDTTVFMASVFVPLICSVLILVWWAAFSRATAKEKAVGITATALIAATAIAIADKSMQGFGVLMYVVPGGMTTVTLSMILGRKLSSTARTTLVILAALIGFGTWDLVRNDGVWGDFRSSRSWRWTPTSEDLFLASLKSRKISTDARGPALGTSISPWPSFRGAERNGVQPEVSLAENWKSTPPRERWRSQCGPGWSSFSVAGNQLFTQEQRGTNEVVVCYDTETGREIWATEYPSRFWEAVAGPGPRATPTFHEGKVYALGAEGIVHRMDAMNGTVEWQTDLRDIRPKPPTWGFSSSPLIFEDLVIVHAGGPSGQGIVAFDIESGQQRWSAPSGDHSYSSPQLMSVGGNTQLLMLCNEGLTAYDPTDGEVVWKHEWPYEGYRVLQPLVVDKSSVLLGTGMGTGTRRIDLIQDDEGNFQASERWTTRDIKPDYNDFVAHDGYLYGFDKNIFACVDLKTGERRWKKGRYGHGQVLLLPNAEQLLVLSESGELVLLRTNPEQLEELSQIQVLNSKTWNHPVLIGNRLYVRNGEEIACFEMPLQSSASQKMQE
- a CDS encoding ion transporter — translated: MSGKSKRDQASTESGSKRRWLHEIIFEADTPLGKLFDEALLVAILFSVALVLLESIKPVRDRWGTQLDIASVGITLLFTIEYILRVSCVRRPLRYVYSFFGIVDLLAIVPGYFALFVHGPEYWMVLRSLRLLRVFHVFKMGPYVAETKVLVAAILETRVKIIVFLMVVVTMVLILGTAIYVVENPDPDNPDPGNKFTNIPISVYWAIVTVTTVGYGDMAPQTVLGQFMAALAMLIGYSMIIVPVAIFSVEVIRGQTLNVSTQACRSCSGSGHDYNARFCKYCGESLA